Proteins encoded in a region of the Mycolicibacterium neoaurum genome:
- a CDS encoding flavin reductase family protein: MSDTELSPASLREAFGHFPTGVIAIAAEVDGVRIGLAASTFVPVSLDPPLVSFCVQNSSETWPKLKNLPSLGISVLGESHDAAARTLAAKTGDRFAGLETQSRETGAVFVHGTSVWLESTITQEVPAGDHTIVVLQVSDIVVHDVPPIVFHRSTFRKLGS, from the coding sequence ATGAGTGACACTGAACTGAGCCCGGCCTCGCTGCGTGAGGCATTCGGGCATTTCCCGACCGGCGTCATCGCCATCGCCGCCGAGGTCGACGGGGTGCGGATCGGCCTGGCGGCCAGCACGTTCGTGCCGGTGTCGCTGGACCCGCCGCTGGTGTCGTTCTGCGTGCAGAACTCGTCGGAGACGTGGCCCAAACTGAAGAATCTGCCGTCGCTGGGCATCAGTGTGCTCGGCGAGTCGCATGACGCGGCAGCGCGCACGCTGGCGGCCAAGACCGGTGATCGCTTCGCGGGTCTGGAGACGCAATCGCGCGAGACCGGTGCGGTGTTCGTGCACGGCACCAGCGTGTGGCTGGAGAGCACAATCACCCAGGAAGTGCCCGCGGGCGATCACACCATCGTCGTGCTACAGGTCAGCGATATCGTCGTCCACGATGTGCCGCCGATCGTGTTCCACCGCAGCACTTTCCGCAAGCTCGGCAGTTAG
- a CDS encoding GAP family protein translates to MWITLLVMAVAVSLEPFRVGMSVVMLNRPRPQLQLAAFLAGGFSMGLIVGAVVLLVLDAHLPDSARFTLPKVQIVIGVGALLVAAIIAATKGKPRTPPDWVRRALDGRSLWVAGAAGLGIALPSVDYLAALAVIGAADVSVGTQLAALLVFNTVAFALVEIPLIAYVLAPERTRATLAGFNDWLRSQGRRAVAALVAVVGLVLLAVGFAGL, encoded by the coding sequence ATGTGGATCACCCTCCTGGTCATGGCTGTCGCGGTCAGCCTGGAGCCCTTCCGCGTCGGCATGTCGGTGGTGATGCTGAATCGACCACGCCCGCAACTACAGTTGGCCGCCTTCTTGGCAGGCGGCTTCTCCATGGGCCTCATCGTCGGTGCGGTGGTGCTGCTGGTGTTGGATGCCCACCTGCCGGACTCCGCCCGGTTCACGCTGCCCAAGGTTCAGATCGTCATCGGGGTTGGCGCGCTGCTGGTCGCCGCGATCATCGCCGCCACCAAGGGCAAGCCACGCACCCCGCCAGATTGGGTGCGTCGGGCCCTGGACGGGCGCTCCCTGTGGGTGGCGGGTGCGGCGGGGCTGGGGATCGCGCTGCCCTCGGTGGACTATCTGGCCGCCCTTGCCGTCATCGGTGCCGCCGACGTGAGCGTCGGAACCCAACTGGCCGCCCTGCTGGTGTTCAACACCGTGGCCTTCGCGCTGGTCGAAATCCCGCTGATCGCTTACGTTTTGGCACCTGAGCGCACCAGGGCCACGCTCGCCGGGTTCAACGACTGGCTGCGGTCGCAGGGCAGGCGCGCGGTGGCGGCACTGGTCGCCGTGGTGGGCCTGGTGCTGCTGGCAGTGGGGTTCGCCGGTCTGTAG
- a CDS encoding AMP-binding protein: MPNASILTVLRDRAGDTPDGLAFTFTDYDRDPDGVPETLTWGQLYRRTRNLAEEISQHGAPGERALIIAPQGLPYIVAFLGAMQAGFIAVPLSAPVPGSHDERTSAVVADTQPAVVLTTAALSDIATQYVDDGAAMTAVVSVDTLDLDGREPTDTADIPDGPDIAYLQYTSGSTRAPAGVMISHDNLVANFDQLMPDYLPQFGGVFPPHSALVSWLPFYHDMGLMLGVAAPILAGTQADLMSPIAFLTRPVRWLQAMARHSHVVTGGPNFALDLAARRTTEAETEGLDLSGVLSIICGAERVHPPTVARFTDRFGPLGFPPEALMPSYGLAEATVFVASGSRGRAPKAVEFDTDQLAQGHAVRAPGGTPLLRYGLPESSPLVLIVDAETGTPCPHGTVGEIWTHGANVSAGYWRKPDQTGTGFGATLVDGPTDTPATDWLRTGDRGFISEGELFIVGRIKDMLIVRGRNHYSDDIEATVSDLTRGRVAAIAVADEQAEKLVTVVELKNRDQDLDDLKSTVTAAISRAHGLQVADIVLVEPGSIPTTTSGKIRRSACVQLYRQGQFVRLDA; encoded by the coding sequence ATGCCCAACGCGTCCATCCTGACCGTGCTGCGGGACCGCGCTGGTGACACACCTGACGGCCTTGCCTTCACCTTCACCGATTACGACCGTGATCCCGACGGTGTGCCCGAAACGCTGACCTGGGGTCAGCTCTACCGCCGCACCCGCAATCTGGCCGAGGAAATCAGTCAACACGGCGCACCCGGGGAACGCGCGCTGATCATCGCGCCCCAGGGCCTGCCCTACATCGTTGCGTTCCTGGGCGCCATGCAGGCCGGGTTCATCGCCGTACCGCTCTCGGCGCCGGTCCCCGGGTCACACGACGAGCGCACCAGCGCAGTTGTCGCCGACACCCAACCGGCGGTGGTGCTGACGACGGCCGCACTCTCGGATATCGCGACCCAGTACGTCGACGACGGGGCGGCGATGACCGCGGTGGTGTCGGTGGACACCCTGGATCTCGACGGCCGTGAGCCCACCGATACCGCGGACATCCCCGACGGCCCGGACATCGCGTATCTGCAGTACACCTCGGGGTCCACCCGCGCCCCGGCCGGGGTGATGATCAGCCATGACAATCTGGTCGCGAACTTCGATCAGCTGATGCCCGATTACCTGCCCCAGTTCGGCGGCGTGTTCCCGCCGCACAGTGCGCTGGTGTCCTGGTTGCCCTTCTATCACGATATGGGCCTCATGCTGGGCGTGGCGGCCCCGATCCTGGCCGGCACCCAGGCCGATCTGATGAGCCCCATCGCGTTCCTGACCCGCCCGGTGCGTTGGCTGCAGGCCATGGCGCGACATTCCCATGTCGTAACCGGCGGACCCAACTTCGCGCTGGACCTCGCCGCCCGGCGCACCACCGAAGCCGAGACCGAGGGCCTGGACCTTTCCGGTGTTCTCAGCATCATCTGCGGCGCCGAGCGGGTGCACCCGCCGACGGTCGCCCGGTTCACCGATCGGTTCGGCCCGTTGGGTTTCCCGCCGGAAGCGTTGATGCCGTCCTACGGTCTGGCCGAGGCGACGGTGTTCGTCGCCAGCGGTAGCCGTGGGCGGGCACCGAAGGCCGTGGAATTCGACACCGATCAGCTGGCGCAGGGGCACGCGGTCCGCGCACCGGGCGGCACACCGCTGCTGCGCTACGGCCTGCCGGAATCCTCCCCGCTGGTCCTGATCGTCGACGCCGAGACCGGCACACCATGCCCGCACGGCACCGTCGGCGAGATCTGGACGCACGGCGCGAACGTGTCCGCCGGGTACTGGCGCAAGCCCGACCAGACCGGAACCGGTTTCGGCGCAACGCTTGTCGACGGCCCCACCGATACACCGGCGACGGATTGGCTGCGCACTGGGGACCGCGGATTCATCTCCGAGGGCGAACTGTTCATCGTCGGCCGCATCAAGGACATGCTCATCGTGCGCGGCCGCAACCACTACTCCGACGATATCGAGGCCACGGTGTCGGATCTGACCCGCGGTCGGGTGGCGGCGATCGCGGTGGCCGACGAACAGGCCGAGAAACTGGTCACCGTGGTCGAGCTGAAGAATCGCGATCAAGACCTCGATGACCTGAAAAGCACCGTGACTGCCGCAATTTCGCGCGCGCACGGTCTGCAGGTTGCCGATATCGTGTTGGTCGAGCCTGGCTCGATCCCGACCACCACCAGCGGCAAGATCCGCCGCTCGGCGTGTGTCCAGCTGTACCGACAGGGGCAGTTCGTCCGGTTGGACGCGTAG
- a CDS encoding succinate dehydrogenase/fumarate reductase iron-sulfur subunit: MAAYNAKLRVWRGDESGGDLQDYTVEVNDGEVVLDIVHRLQATQAGDLAVRWNCKAGKCGSCSAEINGRPRLMCMTRMSTFDENETVTITPLRTFPVMRDLVTDVSFNYEKARQIPSFTPPKDLQPGEYRMQQEDVNRSQEFRKCIECFLCQNVCHVVRDHEENKENFAGPRFHMRIAELDMHPLDTVDRQEMAQDEFGLGYCNITKCCTEVCPEHIKITDNALIPMKERVADRKYDPIVWLGNKLFRR, translated from the coding sequence ATGGCTGCTTACAACGCAAAGCTACGGGTATGGCGGGGCGACGAGTCAGGCGGTGACCTGCAGGACTACACCGTCGAGGTGAACGACGGCGAGGTGGTGCTCGACATCGTGCACCGGTTGCAGGCCACCCAGGCCGGCGACCTGGCCGTGCGGTGGAACTGCAAGGCGGGCAAGTGCGGGTCGTGTTCGGCGGAGATCAACGGCCGGCCGCGGCTGATGTGCATGACGCGCATGTCGACCTTCGACGAGAACGAGACCGTCACGATCACGCCGCTGCGGACCTTCCCGGTGATGCGTGATCTGGTCACCGACGTGTCCTTCAACTACGAGAAGGCGCGCCAGATCCCGTCGTTCACCCCGCCGAAGGATCTGCAGCCCGGCGAGTACCGGATGCAGCAGGAGGACGTGAACCGCAGCCAGGAGTTCCGCAAGTGCATCGAGTGCTTCCTGTGCCAGAACGTCTGCCACGTGGTGCGTGATCACGAGGAGAACAAGGAGAACTTCGCCGGTCCGCGGTTCCACATGCGCATCGCCGAACTCGACATGCATCCCTTGGACACCGTCGACCGCCAGGAGATGGCGCAGGACGAGTTCGGGCTGGGTTACTGCAACATCACCAAGTGCTGCACCGAGGTATGCCCCGAGCACATCAAGATCACCGACAATGCGCTGATCCCGATGAAAGAGCGTGTGGCCGATCGCAAGTACGACCCGATCGTCTGGCTGGGCAACAAGCTCTTCAGACGTTAG